A region of Calditerrivibrio nitroreducens DSM 19672 DNA encodes the following proteins:
- a CDS encoding right-handed parallel beta-helix repeat-containing protein: MFNLGRIVIGINIKDGDSVKCIKEVNEFKKYFKDEYLIYILKAYESGVLKQFFYGHGKDEISEMLEQAKLNGKPQFEVLNDLAKILGISEIKSESVLKNMRIFDKEILLDNLLENGGEIYLMADTYDFKFQNSKLLKNIFLRGSGLNKTLINIGGELYLDDDVEMIIENFDLKIIDSLKIENGKVIFRNVSIDGGSIDLTSTFAELDNVNVSSTINSYSSNLIVSSSKIFGGESLNLINSQSEIKNSQIYKMNGNGIDAKSSNVIVDNSEIYENLKNGIVIKESSTLTLTSSNIYKNGRKDEWYHQIWVENSYAEISDSRIFESKGGAGIYGVFAKIVIKNSEIYENSGRGISIRESSMLILMSSNIYKNGRKDEWYHQIWVENSYAEISDSKIHESKGGVGIYGNSAKIVIKNSEVYGNTGNGIGMIDSSTLTLTSSNIYENGMKDKSYHQIYVEKSDAEISDSRIFESKGGSGIYGESAKLVIKNSEVYENLGNGINIKESSTLTLISSNIYKNGTEGKSYPQIWVEKSDAEVSDSRIFESKGRSGIYGESGKLVIKNSEVYENLWYGIEIKESSTLTLTSSNIYKNRFTQIYIEKSDAEISDSKIYENRSEGDGIYCISSKIVIKNSEVFENQGVGINIRRDSDAYLYSVVTYKNKIGLKHYPSISKENCDFKDGYQYR, encoded by the coding sequence ATGTTTAATTTAGGAAGGATTGTAATAGGGATAAATATAAAAGATGGTGATAGTGTAAAGTGTATAAAAGAGGTAAATGAGTTTAAAAAATATTTTAAAGATGAGTATTTAATATATATTTTAAAAGCTTATGAAAGTGGAGTACTTAAGCAATTCTTTTATGGACATGGAAAAGATGAAATATCAGAGATGTTGGAGCAGGCAAAACTAAATGGGAAGCCACAATTTGAAGTATTAAATGATTTAGCTAAAATTTTGGGAATCAGTGAAATAAAATCGGAATCTGTCCTCAAAAATATGCGTATTTTTGATAAAGAAATTCTCCTTGATAATTTGTTGGAAAACGGAGGGGAGATATATTTGATGGCGGATACCTATGATTTTAAATTTCAAAATAGCAAGCTATTAAAAAATATTTTTTTAAGAGGTAGTGGTTTAAATAAAACCTTGATAAATATAGGAGGGGAACTTTATTTAGATGATGATGTTGAAATGATTATAGAAAATTTTGATTTAAAAATAATTGATAGTTTGAAGATAGAAAATGGTAAAGTAATATTTAGAAATGTCAGTATAGATGGTGGGAGTATTGATTTAACATCTACATTTGCGGAATTGGATAATGTCAATGTTTCATCAACAATAAACTCTTATTCTTCAAATTTAATTGTTTCATCTTCTAAAATTTTTGGCGGAGAGAGTTTAAATCTAATAAACTCGCAGTCAGAAATAAAAAACTCTCAAATTTATAAAATGAATGGAAATGGTATTGATGCTAAATCATCAAATGTAATAGTTGATAATAGCGAAATATATGAGAATTTAAAAAATGGCATTGTAATAAAGGAGTCGTCAACATTAACCCTTACATCTTCAAATATTTACAAGAATGGCAGGAAAGATGAATGGTATCATCAGATATGGGTTGAAAACTCATATGCAGAGATATCAGATTCAAGAATATTTGAAAGCAAGGGAGGAGCAGGAATTTATGGTGTATTTGCCAAAATAGTTATAAAAAATAGCGAGATATATGAGAATTCAGGACGCGGCATTTCTATAAGAGAGTCATCAATGCTAATCCTGATGTCCTCAAATATTTACAAAAATGGCAGGAAAGATGAATGGTATCATCAGATATGGGTTGAAAACTCATATGCAGAGATATCAGATTCTAAAATTCATGAAAGCAAGGGAGGAGTAGGAATTTATGGAAATTCTGCTAAAATAGTTATAAAAAATAGCGAAGTGTATGGGAACACAGGAAATGGCATTGGTATGATAGATTCGTCAACATTGACTCTTACATCCTCAAATATCTACGAAAATGGTATGAAAGATAAATCTTATCATCAGATATATGTTGAAAAATCAGATGCAGAAATATCAGATTCAAGAATATTTGAAAGCAAGGGAGGAAGTGGAATTTATGGTGAATCTGCCAAACTTGTAATAAAAAATAGCGAAGTATATGAGAATTTAGGAAATGGTATTAATATAAAAGAGTCGTCAACATTAACCCTGATATCCTCGAATATTTACAAAAATGGCACAGAAGGTAAATCGTATCCTCAAATATGGGTTGAAAAATCAGATGCAGAAGTATCAGATTCAAGAATATTTGAAAGCAAGGGAAGAAGTGGAATTTATGGTGAATCTGGCAAACTTGTGATAAAAAATAGCGAAGTGTATGAAAATTTATGGTATGGTATTGAGATAAAAGAGTCGTCAACATTAACCCTTACATCCTCAAATATTTACAAAAATAGATTTACTCAAATATATATTGAAAAATCAGATGCAGAGATATCAGATTCTAAAATATATGAAAATAGGAGTGAAGGAGATGGAATTTATTGCATATCTTCAAAAATAGTCATAAAAAATAGCGAAGTATTTGAAAATCAAGGTGTAGGTATAAATATTCGACGAGATTCAGATGCTTATTTATATAGTGTTGTAACATATAAAAATAAAATAGGATTAAAGCATTATCCATCAATATCTAAAGAAAACTGTGATTTTAAGGATGGATATCAATATAGATGA
- a CDS encoding AAA family ATPase, giving the protein MMDYRRSWEKIKEKILTHINCDDYKLFYVSTIEETKVLKMLGEIADQKDVFLYTYDIASGLKCDKDKRIKNLSDDFKKDLSSVIEWVEGQKKGYLVFVNINQHIEQNYFLIRKIKNFVNSIIENNYYIKIFMVSQFVRIPDELQHEACFIDFPLPTRDEIKDIVDNFFKIIQNEPTKEFREQIIDSLLGLREIDIVNALKFALYSGALDKGDVHTIIDIKSQIIKKESLLEFIKITENIENVGGMKNLKDWVLQKKKVIFNLSDAYNYGLENPKGILLFGMPGCGKSLVAKVISNEWKLPLLRLDIGMILGPYVGQSEENIRRAIKIAESIAPVVLWIDELEKAFAGISDGNSGGSDVMKRVFGSFLTWMQEKTKPVFVVATANDISAIPPEFLRKGRFDEIFYVDLPNKDGINEILKIHLRKRNKESWHEFFQEFMPKLSGFSGADIEALVKEIIELSFVNNMTNKKDDISKFIEKTIGDFKPITATMNSKIENLRNKMKEINAKSVD; this is encoded by the coding sequence ATGATGGATTACAGAAGATCATGGGAAAAAATTAAAGAAAAGATTCTCACACATATAAATTGTGATGATTATAAACTTTTTTATGTATCAACTATTGAAGAGACAAAAGTTTTAAAAATGTTAGGGGAGATTGCGGACCAAAAAGATGTTTTTCTGTATACTTATGATATTGCAAGTGGTTTAAAATGTGACAAAGATAAGAGGATAAAAAATCTTTCAGATGACTTCAAAAAAGATCTCTCTTCTGTTATTGAATGGGTCGAAGGACAAAAAAAGGGTTATCTTGTTTTTGTTAATATAAATCAGCATATTGAGCAAAATTATTTTTTAATAAGAAAAATCAAAAATTTTGTAAACTCTATAATTGAAAATAATTATTATATAAAGATTTTTATGGTTTCTCAGTTTGTAAGAATTCCAGATGAACTTCAACATGAAGCATGTTTTATTGATTTCCCATTACCTACAAGAGATGAAATAAAAGATATAGTTGATAATTTTTTCAAAATAATACAGAATGAACCTACAAAAGAGTTTAGAGAACAAATAATTGATAGTTTGTTGGGACTTAGAGAAATTGATATAGTAAATGCTTTGAAGTTTGCTCTATATAGTGGTGCATTAGATAAAGGAGATGTCCATACAATAATAGATATAAAAAGCCAGATTATTAAGAAAGAAAGCCTTCTGGAATTTATTAAAATAACAGAAAATATAGAAAACGTAGGGGGTATGAAAAATTTAAAAGATTGGGTTTTGCAAAAGAAAAAAGTTATTTTTAATTTGTCAGATGCATATAATTACGGGTTGGAAAATCCTAAAGGAATTTTACTTTTTGGGATGCCTGGATGCGGTAAAAGTCTGGTAGCAAAGGTTATTTCTAATGAATGGAAATTACCCCTTCTAAGGCTTGATATAGGTATGATACTTGGACCCTATGTTGGGCAATCTGAAGAAAACATCAGAAGAGCAATAAAGATAGCGGAATCTATTGCACCTGTTGTTCTCTGGATCGATGAACTCGAAAAGGCTTTTGCAGGAATCAGTGATGGTAACAGTGGAGGATCGGATGTGATGAAAAGAGTTTTTGGTTCTTTCCTAACATGGATGCAAGAAAAAACAAAACCTGTTTTTGTTGTAGCAACAGCAAATGATATATCGGCAATACCACCGGAATTTTTGAGAAAAGGTCGCTTTGATGAGATTTTTTATGTGGATTTACCTAATAAAGATGGAATAAACGAGATTTTGAAGATACATCTTAGAAAAAGGAATAAAGAAAGTTGGCATGAATTTTTTCAAGAATTTATGCCTAAGTTGAGTGGTTTTTCTGGTGCGGATATAGAAGCTCTTGTTAAAGAGATAATAGAGCTTTCTTTTGTGAATAATATGACGAATAAAAAAGATGACATTAGCAAGTTTATTGAAAAAACAATTGGAGATTTTAAACCCATTACAGCTACAATGAATTCGAAAATTGAAAATTTAAGAAATAAGATGAAAGAAATAAATGCAAAATCTGTAGATTAG
- a CDS encoding tyrosine-type recombinase/integrase has translation MTPKPAENPIPILQKHKENFLNELKSQNYSKNTITAYSQEIDYFIEFFRGFQDDMEIIDINRPFIQQSLIFREENSKTGKIATNTKKMYLKALYQFFVYLTDAMNGIKDFTTLFSKIKIKAETRQKEYLNEVEIKRLLNYINVKKNKRMSFITCRNILLIKILLYTGMRASEVINIKLSDITTYEQDKNIIQIRIIGKGNKEGFCYIDHLKISEELEDTLLFRKRLNITSEYLFTTKTGRQMTRQEAFLATANILKKAGINKKGLHLFRHTLGFHLAQKGVRIEDIQEILRHSNINTTRIYVQRREADKINGIKKIDY, from the coding sequence ATGACCCCAAAACCAGCCGAAAATCCTATACCAATTTTACAAAAACATAAAGAAAACTTCCTAAACGAACTAAAATCACAAAATTACTCAAAAAACACAATAACCGCTTATTCTCAAGAAATAGATTACTTTATTGAATTTTTTAGAGGTTTTCAGGATGATATGGAGATAATTGATATAAATCGCCCTTTTATACAACAATCTCTCATTTTTCGTGAAGAAAATTCAAAAACAGGTAAAATTGCCACAAATACTAAAAAAATGTATCTAAAAGCCCTATATCAATTTTTTGTATATCTTACCGATGCAATGAATGGAATTAAAGATTTTACTACTTTATTTAGTAAAATAAAAATAAAAGCAGAAACGAGGCAAAAAGAGTATTTAAATGAGGTAGAGATAAAAAGATTACTAAATTATATAAATGTGAAGAAAAATAAGCGAATGAGCTTTATAACTTGCAGAAATATTCTTTTGATTAAAATTCTACTTTATACTGGGATGAGAGCGTCAGAAGTTATAAATATCAAGCTATCTGATATAACCACATATGAACAGGATAAAAACATCATCCAGATAAGAATTATTGGAAAAGGGAACAAAGAAGGATTTTGTTATATTGATCATCTCAAAATATCAGAGGAGCTGGAAGATACCTTACTTTTCCGCAAAAGGCTCAATATTACATCTGAATACCTATTTACCACAAAAACAGGTAGGCAGATGACAAGGCAGGAAGCTTTTTTAGCTACTGCAAATATTTTGAAAAAAGCGGGTATAAATAAAAAGGGCTTACACCTTTTTAGGCATACATTGGGTTTTCATCTTGCACAAAAGGGGGTAAGGATAGAAGATATACAGGAGATATTAAGGCACTCAAATATAAATACTACAAGGATATATGTCCAGAGGAGGGAAGCCGACAAAATCAATGGGATTAAAAAGATAGATTATTGA
- a CDS encoding ATP-binding protein yields the protein MRNDKIKDIFKRVIIDFIESSPKKVMARDYNIPLNSKKIVSLVGVRRSGKSSILFDMINRLREKLPIENIIYINFEDDRLYPLDLKSLDFLLEAYYELYPSKRDQKIYLFLDEIQAVQDWELYVRRIYDTLDVQIFITGSSAKLLSTDIATSLRGRTITYEIFPFSFKEYLRYKNIDVNLHSSKSLSFIKNALANYIINGGFAETIDEDEQISRKILSDYLELIVYKDIIDRYNIQNRSLLKVLNKYCFTNIATLVSFNKLYNEFKSQGYKLGKDTIFQYISHLEDAYAIFTLPIYRNSIKEEQRNPKKIYAIDNGFKKIYDYAISEDISKLYENVVYLHLRSQTKNIYYFKQKHEVDFYAKFHDKEMLINVSVDIKDQKTRQRELEGLKEAMEYFNLKQSYLITKDEESTEVIDSRKIYIIPLYKWLLLY from the coding sequence ATGAGAAATGATAAAATAAAAGATATATTTAAAAGAGTGATTATCGATTTTATAGAATCTTCTCCAAAAAAAGTAATGGCAAGAGATTACAATATACCTCTTAATAGCAAAAAGATTGTCTCACTTGTTGGTGTTAGAAGAAGTGGTAAAAGCTCAATACTCTTTGATATGATAAATCGTTTAAGAGAAAAATTACCAATAGAAAATATCATATATATCAATTTCGAAGATGATAGGCTATATCCATTAGATTTGAAATCTTTAGATTTTTTACTCGAAGCTTATTATGAATTATACCCATCCAAAAGAGATCAAAAGATATATCTATTTTTAGATGAGATTCAAGCAGTGCAAGATTGGGAACTTTATGTAAGAAGGATATATGATACTTTAGATGTCCAAATTTTTATTACAGGCTCCAGTGCAAAACTACTTTCTACCGATATAGCCACAAGCTTGAGAGGTAGAACAATCACCTATGAGATATTTCCTTTTTCTTTTAAAGAGTACCTGCGATATAAGAATATAGATGTCAATCTACACTCTTCAAAGTCACTTAGTTTTATAAAAAATGCACTTGCGAATTATATAATTAATGGAGGATTTGCTGAGACAATAGACGAGGATGAACAAATATCAAGAAAAATTTTAAGTGATTATCTCGAACTTATAGTCTACAAAGATATAATAGATAGGTACAATATACAAAACAGAAGCTTACTCAAAGTATTAAATAAATACTGTTTTACAAATATTGCCACGCTTGTAAGCTTTAATAAACTTTATAATGAATTTAAGTCACAAGGTTATAAGCTTGGCAAAGATACTATTTTCCAATATATATCACATCTTGAAGATGCCTATGCTATATTTACATTACCAATATATAGAAATTCTATCAAAGAGGAGCAACGAAATCCTAAAAAAATATATGCTATAGATAATGGTTTTAAAAAGATTTATGATTATGCTATTAGTGAAGATATAAGTAAATTATATGAGAATGTCGTCTATTTACATTTAAGGTCTCAAACTAAAAATATCTACTATTTTAAACAAAAACATGAGGTGGATTTTTACGCAAAATTTCATGATAAAGAGATGTTGATAAACGTAAGTGTAGATATAAAAGATCAAAAAACAAGGCAAAGAGAGTTAGAGGGCTTGAAAGAAGCTATGGAATATTTTAATTTGAAACAATCATACCTTATTACAAAAGATGAAGAAAGTACAGAAGTGATTGATAGCAGAAAAATATACATTATCCCCCTTTATAAGTGGTTATTGTTATACTAA
- a CDS encoding tetratricopeptide repeat protein, translated as MSKKLNFLLFGLIFLAICINSWAGLVEDGLKLLDQKKYKEAFQKFKKACDGGDAKGCFILGVMYDNGQGVRQDYSKAVEFYQKACDGGEALGCFNLGFMYYNGQGVGQDYSKAVEFYQKACDGGDAWGCYNLGVQYEKGQGVGQDNFKAVEFYQKACDGGYALGCNNLGVMYAKGQGVGQDYFKAAEFYQKACDGGEAKGCYNLGVMYYEGQGVRQDYFRAKELFGKACDMKLQKGCDAYKELNKK; from the coding sequence ATGTCAAAAAAACTAAATTTTCTTCTTTTCGGATTAATCTTTTTAGCAATTTGTATCAACAGTTGGGCTGGTTTAGTGGAAGATGGATTAAAACTGCTTGATCAAAAGAAATATAAAGAGGCATTTCAGAAATTTAAGAAAGCTTGTGATGGGGGAGATGCAAAGGGATGTTTTATTTTAGGTGTTATGTACGACAATGGACAAGGTGTTAGGCAAGATTACTCCAAGGCTGTAGAGTTCTACCAAAAAGCTTGTGATGGGGGAGAGGCTTTGGGATGTTTTAATTTAGGTTTTATGTACTATAATGGACAAGGTGTTGGGCAAGATTACTCCAAGGCTGTAGAGTTCTACCAAAAAGCTTGTGATGGTGGAGATGCATGGGGATGTTATAATTTAGGTGTTCAATACGAGAAAGGACAAGGTGTTGGGCAAGATAACTTTAAGGCTGTAGAGTTCTACCAAAAAGCTTGTGATGGGGGATATGCTTTGGGATGTAATAATTTAGGTGTTATGTACGCCAAAGGACAAGGTGTTGGGCAAGATTATTTCAAGGCTGCAGAGTTCTACCAAAAAGCTTGTGATGGGGGAGAGGCAAAGGGATGTTATAATTTAGGTGTTATGTACTATGAAGGACAAGGTGTTAGGCAAGATTACTTTAGAGCTAAAGAATTGTTTGGGAAAGCTTGTGATATGAAATTACAAAAAGGTTGTGATGCTTATAAGGAATTAAATAAAAAATGA
- a CDS encoding ParB/RepB/Spo0J family partition protein: protein MKKDNMFNKSRATNILSGDLYQTNMVKVPIDKIVADEQIRKKFDEKGIEELAESIKKYGLINPILVELDDKTQMFKIIAGERRYLACKKLGINKITVHVLGSRSENEKKIMQFEENVRREDLTLYEKSTAIFELMQDFLAEKVGIDKSIDNILSELIKINDGKSSLNLKVATIKEDIEKYFGMSLMSIIYLLYPLSFNIDHIKYMHEANIPITIFLLFISVKNDKEFIEECLDKYLEGKINAEKIKRLVSGKKDTNQKTEVKKRIRILQNIKTAVNNFEKLKRTLEDENIIIREKDKVRNEIERLKRYINEIELKLKEDDNVV, encoded by the coding sequence ATGAAAAAAGATAATATGTTTAATAAATCAAGAGCCACAAATATTTTAAGTGGTGATCTGTATCAAACAAATATGGTTAAAGTGCCTATAGATAAAATAGTTGCCGATGAACAGATAAGAAAAAAATTTGATGAAAAGGGTATTGAAGAATTAGCTGAGTCTATAAAGAAGTATGGCTTGATCAATCCTATCCTTGTGGAGTTAGACGATAAAACACAAATGTTTAAAATTATTGCAGGTGAAAGACGATATTTAGCTTGCAAAAAGTTAGGTATTAATAAAATTACGGTTCACGTATTGGGTTCGAGAAGTGAAAATGAAAAGAAGATAATGCAATTTGAAGAAAATGTAAGAAGAGAAGATTTGACGTTATACGAAAAATCAACTGCCATTTTTGAGCTAATGCAGGATTTCTTAGCCGAAAAGGTGGGCATAGATAAAAGTATAGATAATATATTGTCAGAATTGATAAAAATTAATGATGGTAAGAGTTCTTTAAACCTTAAAGTGGCCACAATCAAAGAAGATATTGAAAAGTATTTTGGCATGTCGTTAATGAGTATTATCTATTTGTTATACCCATTGAGCTTTAATATTGATCATATTAAGTATATGCACGAAGCGAATATCCCTATAACTATCTTCTTGTTATTTATATCAGTGAAAAATGATAAAGAATTTATTGAAGAATGCCTTGATAAATATTTAGAGGGCAAAATAAATGCAGAGAAGATCAAGAGATTAGTTAGTGGGAAAAAAGATACAAATCAAAAAACAGAAGTAAAAAAGCGTATCCGTATTTTACAGAATATCAAAACAGCTGTGAATAATTTTGAAAAGTTAAAAAGAACGCTGGAGGATGAGAATATCATCATAAGGGAAAAAGATAAGGTAAGAAATGAAATCGAAAGGCTCAAAAGATATATTAATGAGATAGAATTAAAATTAAAAGAAGATGACAATGTAGTATAA
- a CDS encoding ParA family protein, whose protein sequence is MKTSIYIGNVKGGTGKTTLALMLGEYYRQIKNKKVLMIDLDYQQVNTCQYFAEQTLLADMRHKNLYTLLDYIINNINTVVDKYSETRMELEKKFLDSLIPFKYNDENDELQIDYNFAVIASDIEFGEISNKMSKTIPLSHLVFKVLLEIAYKYYDVIIIDTPPGVDFLPSQFALMSVENLLTVTDVGEFGLTGLNKMIATFKSSSLINKNLNFVGVVINKVKQNSYDNDFVAFVKESYGDYIIDTVLNDYVDYKQALLERKYILTDYKQVRGQKSIENAKKLLNEIDSRVKWIRWDGDEKR, encoded by the coding sequence ATGAAAACAAGTATTTATATAGGAAATGTAAAAGGTGGGACAGGAAAAACAACATTAGCGCTTATGCTTGGCGAGTACTATAGGCAGATTAAAAATAAAAAAGTTTTAATGATTGATCTTGATTACCAACAGGTAAATACCTGTCAATATTTTGCTGAACAAACATTACTTGCTGATATGCGTCATAAAAACTTATATACGCTACTTGATTATATAATTAATAACATAAATACAGTTGTAGATAAATATTCCGAAACAAGGATGGAGTTGGAAAAGAAGTTTTTGGATAGTTTAATTCCGTTTAAATATAATGACGAGAATGATGAATTACAGATTGATTATAATTTTGCTGTAATAGCCAGCGATATTGAGTTTGGTGAAATAAGCAATAAAATGTCTAAAACAATTCCATTATCCCATCTTGTATTCAAGGTTTTGTTGGAAATAGCGTATAAATATTACGATGTTATTATTATAGATACTCCGCCTGGAGTTGACTTTTTACCATCACAATTTGCATTAATGTCTGTAGAAAATTTGCTTACTGTAACTGATGTGGGTGAATTTGGATTAACTGGGTTAAATAAAATGATAGCCACATTTAAATCTTCCTCTTTAATCAATAAAAACTTAAATTTTGTAGGTGTAGTGATAAATAAAGTAAAACAAAACAGTTATGATAATGATTTTGTTGCATTTGTAAAAGAGAGCTATGGGGATTATATTATAGATACCGTATTAAATGATTATGTTGATTATAAACAGGCTTTGTTGGAAAGGAAATATATTTTAACTGACTATAAGCAGGTAAGGGGGCAAAAATCTATTGAAAATGCCAAGAAACTTCTTAATGAGATTGATTCAAGAGTAAAATGGATAAGGTGGGATGGCGATGAAAAAAGATAA
- a CDS encoding DnaA ATPase domain-containing protein, with translation MGDKMEFSEYIEYIQNEIKKDGETYNEKYGILFIIGILSTKFTLENKKIIATASSFIIEKLKNEKEKMMDLLKDVIIAYDIEDIIFQAEKIINTIKTEDGFIEKEYTLPKNIIISQADSFNTKYSFDNYLVDSTNHSAYMTMKSVAEGNYGGKIITLYGPTGVGKTHLVSAMLNAFSEKYEGKSAYYFVKSYWVELIKKYSSMRQLEIFLREINKADIIAIDDLSFICDTNRPVYIQLIYDLINLRVVKEKVTVITTPVQPDYIKLNKELADNATGSYFELNKNGDVVLGSPFVSRLKSNMIYISEPSFNLKLLFAKRVLKYSLQIDFEELNKTSQDILAIIIDSHRGDFRYINGIMNELLEKYTLHNNINSAIMELADNMGLKEKLKINNQNHRINYLVERMCEKFSIRLSEIQGRLKKGSELKIIRNAIIYVLNKYHDFSFQAISEVFKISKVSAHSGYGEFEEEIEKNNEKHKEVLDIIIRV, from the coding sequence ATGGGTGATAAAATGGAATTTTCAGAGTACATCGAGTACATACAAAATGAAATTAAAAAAGATGGAGAAACCTACAACGAAAAATATGGTATTCTTTTTATTATAGGAATATTGTCAACCAAGTTTACATTAGAAAATAAAAAAATTATAGCTACTGCCTCATCGTTTATTATAGAAAAACTCAAGAATGAAAAAGAAAAAATGATGGATTTACTCAAAGATGTTATTATTGCTTATGACATAGAGGATATTATTTTTCAAGCAGAAAAGATAATAAATACAATTAAAACCGAAGATGGTTTTATAGAAAAAGAATACACTTTACCAAAGAATATAATTATATCACAAGCAGACTCATTCAACACAAAATACAGTTTTGATAATTACTTAGTAGATTCTACAAATCATAGTGCTTATATGACTATGAAATCAGTAGCTGAAGGCAACTATGGTGGAAAAATTATAACTCTCTATGGGCCAACAGGTGTGGGAAAAACTCACCTTGTTTCAGCCATGTTAAATGCTTTTAGTGAAAAGTATGAGGGGAAGTCAGCATATTATTTTGTCAAAAGTTACTGGGTTGAGTTAATTAAAAAATACTCATCAATGCGGCAATTAGAAATATTTTTAAGGGAAATAAACAAAGCAGATATTATCGCTATAGATGACTTATCCTTTATTTGTGATACCAATCGCCCTGTTTATATTCAGTTGATTTACGATTTGATCAATTTAAGGGTGGTAAAAGAGAAAGTGACTGTAATTACTACTCCAGTTCAACCTGATTATATCAAACTGAATAAAGAGCTTGCGGATAATGCCACAGGCAGTTATTTTGAATTGAATAAAAATGGTGATGTTGTTTTAGGAAGTCCATTTGTTTCCAGATTAAAGTCGAATATGATCTATATTTCTGAGCCATCATTTAATCTGAAATTATTGTTTGCCAAAAGAGTGTTAAAATATTCATTACAAATCGATTTTGAAGAATTAAATAAAACCTCACAAGATATTTTAGCAATAATTATTGATTCACACAGAGGTGATTTTAGGTATATAAATGGCATTATGAACGAGTTATTAGAAAAATATACTTTACATAACAATATCAACTCTGCAATCATGGAATTAGCTGATAATATGGGGCTAAAAGAAAAGTTAAAAATAAACAATCAAAATCATAGGATAAATTATTTAGTTGAAAGAATGTGTGAAAAATTTAGCATAAGGTTATCTGAAATTCAAGGACGTCTTAAAAAAGGTAGTGAGTTAAAGATAATAAGAAATGCAATTATTTACGTTTTAAATAAATACCACGATTTTTCATTTCAAGCCATATCCGAGGTATTTAAAATAAGTAAAGTCAGTGCCCATAGTGGTTATGGAGAGTTTGAAGAAGAAATTGAAAAAAATAATGAAAAACACAAGGAAGTATTGGATATAATAATAAGAGTGTAG
- the tnpA gene encoding IS200/IS605 family transposase, with protein sequence MNKVKLDTNKHSVYLLYYHLVLVVKYRKKVIDDRISNRLKEIFEYIQPNYNITLIEWSHDEDHVHILFKATPTSSLAKFINAYKSASSRLIKKEFPKIKEKLWDKYFWSRSYCLLTSGGAPVDVIRKYIENQGKKNAKSV encoded by the coding sequence ATAAATAAAGTAAAACTTGACACAAATAAGCATTCAGTTTATCTGCTGTATTATCATCTTGTTTTAGTGGTAAAGTATAGAAAAAAGGTCATAGATGATAGGATATCTAACAGACTAAAAGAAATATTTGAATACATACAACCAAATTACAACATAACACTAATTGAGTGGAGCCACGATGAAGATCATGTGCATATCCTATTCAAAGCTACCCCTACATCTTCATTAGCTAAATTTATAAATGCATACAAGAGTGCATCTTCAAGATTGATTAAAAAAGAGTTTCCTAAAATTAAAGAAAAACTATGGGATAAATACTTCTGGTCAAGAAGTTATTGTCTATTAACAAGTGGTGGAGCTCCAGTTGATGTTATTAGGAAATATATAGAAAATCAAGGAAAGAAAAATGCTAAAAGCGTATAG